Proteins encoded by one window of Gemmatimonadota bacterium:
- a CDS encoding lmo0937 family membrane protein encodes MFLLVALVLLVLWAVGFFIFPAVGVLIHILLVLAIIAVLWHFLTGRGMRV; translated from the coding sequence ATGTTTCTGCTGGTCGCGCTCGTATTGTTGGTGTTGTGGGCCGTGGGGTTCTTCATCTTCCCCGCCGTCGGCGTACTGATCCACATCCTGCTGGTGCTCGCGATCATCGCGGTCCTCTGGCACTTCCTCACCGGACGCGGGATGCGCGTGTAG
- a CDS encoding aspartate aminotransferase family protein, giving the protein MTTIAPRLDMPPVNHTPRPYTGPTREAILEMRRLYTNPAIFTTYHDPLLIVEGFMQYLYDETGRRYLDMFAGIVTVSCGHSHPEFVRRVQEQVGTLQHATTMYLHPNFAQLAKKLASKMPAGLDVTYFVNDGTEANELAITMARLFTGNTDIIAVRNGYHGGSPTGQGLTSHSTWKFPVSGEGHVHHAINPHPYRSPFTGTPEEIATMSARDIRDLIRYSTPGKVAAFLAEPIQGVGGATHGAPNYLKEAYAIVREAGGLCIADEVQTGFGRTGDHYWGFENFDVVPDFVTMAKGLGNGAPIGAVTTRMDIARTLSQRIHFNTFGGNPVSMAAGLAAMDIIDEDGLQENSRVIGARLKKGLERLQESYELIGDVRGMGLMLGVELVRDRGTKEPAKAETVEILEATRELGVLIGKGGLDGNTLRIKPPMCITADDVDFALEVFDQAFARVEGK; this is encoded by the coding sequence GTGACCACGATTGCACCGCGGCTCGACATGCCGCCAGTGAACCATACGCCGCGCCCGTATACAGGCCCGACCCGTGAAGCGATCCTGGAGATGCGCCGCCTTTACACCAATCCGGCCATCTTCACCACGTATCACGACCCCTTACTCATCGTCGAAGGGTTCATGCAGTACCTGTACGACGAGACGGGCAGACGATATCTCGACATGTTCGCCGGCATCGTCACCGTTTCATGCGGTCACTCGCATCCGGAGTTCGTGCGACGCGTTCAGGAGCAGGTCGGAACGCTGCAGCATGCAACCACGATGTATCTGCATCCCAACTTCGCGCAGCTCGCGAAGAAGCTCGCATCCAAGATGCCGGCCGGTCTCGACGTCACGTATTTCGTCAACGACGGAACCGAGGCGAACGAGCTCGCGATTACGATGGCGCGTCTGTTCACTGGAAACACCGACATCATCGCGGTGCGGAACGGCTATCACGGCGGCAGCCCAACGGGCCAGGGATTGACCTCTCACAGCACGTGGAAGTTCCCCGTGTCAGGCGAAGGACACGTGCATCACGCGATCAATCCGCATCCGTACAGGAGTCCGTTTACGGGAACGCCGGAAGAGATCGCGACGATGAGCGCACGCGACATACGCGATCTCATCAGATACTCCACGCCCGGAAAAGTCGCGGCATTTCTCGCCGAGCCGATCCAGGGAGTTGGAGGAGCAACGCACGGCGCGCCGAATTACCTGAAGGAAGCGTACGCGATCGTGCGCGAAGCCGGCGGTCTCTGCATCGCCGATGAAGTGCAGACAGGATTCGGCCGCACGGGCGACCATTACTGGGGCTTCGAGAACTTCGATGTGGTTCCGGACTTCGTGACGATGGCCAAGGGACTTGGCAACGGCGCGCCAATCGGCGCGGTGACGACGCGAATGGACATCGCGCGAACGTTGTCTCAACGCATCCACTTCAACACGTTCGGCGGGAATCCAGTGTCGATGGCCGCTGGACTGGCGGCGATGGACATCATAGACGAGGACGGCCTTCAGGAGAACTCGCGCGTCATCGGCGCACGCCTCAAGAAGGGACTCGAGCGGTTGCAGGAGTCATACGAGCTGATCGGCGACGTACGCGGAATGGGACTCATGCTCGGCGTCGAACTCGTCCGCGATCGTGGGACAAAGGAGCCAGCGAAGGCCGAGACAGTCGAGATTCTCGAGGCGACGCGCGAGCTTGGAGTGCTGATCGGCAAGGGCGGCCTGGATGGCAACACGCTCCGGATCAAGCCACCCATGTGCATCACAGCGGACGACGTCGATTTCGCGCTGGAGGTATTTGATCAAGCGTTCGCCAGGGTGGAAGGCAAGTAA
- a CDS encoding SPFH domain-containing protein translates to MADDIGMALATMRNSRNNNRPTTRGSRLNIVSVTLLLVSIVVGLVLSAVTVSPFPAILLTIVGIILAQAPRIAQEWERGVVLRLGRFVGLRGPGLFWVTPFVETVNSWIDQRVITTGFAAEQSLTADTVPVNVDAVLFWLVHDPQKAALEVQDYFNAVTWAAQTALRDIIGRTSLSDLLLGREQIEGELQKLIDERSSPWGVTVQAVEMRDVLIPESLQDAMSRQAQATREKQARVILGEAEVEIAALFDKAAVTYGSNPTALHLRAMNMLYEGLKEKGALMIVPSSALDTMGMGALGGTAALGQQFLTQQQQAAAAAAKP, encoded by the coding sequence ATGGCTGACGACATTGGCATGGCACTCGCCACGATGCGCAATTCACGTAACAACAACCGACCGACGACGCGCGGCTCGCGCCTCAACATCGTCTCGGTCACGCTCCTGCTCGTCAGCATTGTCGTCGGCCTCGTGCTGAGCGCCGTGACGGTCTCGCCGTTTCCAGCGATTCTCCTGACGATAGTCGGCATCATTCTCGCCCAGGCTCCGCGAATCGCCCAGGAATGGGAGCGCGGCGTCGTACTCCGCCTCGGCCGCTTCGTCGGATTGCGCGGCCCGGGCCTGTTCTGGGTGACCCCGTTCGTCGAAACCGTCAACAGCTGGATCGACCAGCGGGTCATCACGACCGGCTTTGCCGCGGAGCAATCGCTCACGGCGGATACGGTTCCCGTAAACGTCGATGCTGTGCTGTTCTGGCTGGTACACGATCCGCAGAAAGCGGCGCTCGAAGTGCAGGATTACTTCAACGCAGTAACGTGGGCCGCGCAGACTGCACTGCGCGACATCATCGGCCGCACGTCACTCTCCGACCTGCTGCTGGGCCGAGAGCAGATAGAAGGCGAACTGCAAAAGCTCATCGACGAGCGCTCCAGCCCGTGGGGCGTCACCGTGCAGGCGGTCGAGATGCGCGATGTGCTGATCCCCGAATCGCTGCAGGATGCAATGTCACGCCAGGCGCAGGCGACTCGTGAAAAGCAGGCACGCGTGATACTTGGAGAAGCCGAAGTTGAGATCGCGGCGCTATTCGACAAGGCGGCGGTAACGTACGGCAGCAATCCGACCGCGCTGCATCTGCGCGCGATGAACATGCTGTACGAGGGACTCAAGGAAAAAGGCGCACTGATGATCGTCCCGAGCTCTGCCCTGGACACGATGGGCATGGGTGCGCTCGGCGGAACGGCGGCGCTGGGTCAGCAATTTCTGACGCAGCAACAACAAGCGGCGGCAGCGGCGGCGAAGCCGTAG
- a CDS encoding GntR family transcriptional regulator encodes MTVIIQAYIMFQIDPGNPAPIYAQLERAVRTAVAAGWLEAGDQLPTVRQLAVILKINANTVARAYAALEREGVVETQRGVGTFIRPHPEGSGVRSAMLARELEERAAGFIADMSGLGFSASEVIDHLQRAYQKEASSNG; translated from the coding sequence ATGACTGTTATAATACAAGCATACATCATGTTCCAGATCGATCCGGGCAATCCTGCACCAATCTACGCGCAACTCGAGCGCGCAGTTCGCACCGCGGTGGCGGCCGGCTGGCTGGAAGCCGGCGACCAGCTCCCCACGGTGCGGCAGCTCGCCGTCATCCTCAAGATCAACGCAAATACCGTCGCCCGGGCTTATGCGGCGCTCGAGCGGGAAGGGGTCGTCGAGACCCAGCGTGGTGTAGGGACGTTCATCAGGCCGCACCCGGAAGGCTCCGGCGTGCGGAGTGCCATGCTCGCCCGCGAGCTCGAGGAACGAGCTGCGGGCTTCATCGCCGACATGTCAGGACTTGGATTCTCCGCTTCAGAAGTGATCGATCACCTGCAACGCGCTTACCAGAAGGAGGCGTCTTCAAATGGCTGA
- a CDS encoding DUF4397 domain-containing protein — protein sequence MRNKRLPGFRALASIGLLAGVTALSGCQLDKISGNTAPQGLIQFINAAPRYSTVNLFIDDTSALSRPQPYDSGSSVYVNALTNARKFRITAGTDTTTIASTQLLVQNLSVYAMIVTQHATGAGLLILPDTVSPLPSGQVGLRVINASPSAGPVDFYLTSADSTLTTPVASNITFEGTSGYILAPVPSGILRLRVTAAGTKNVLLDVDASSLTNGQARSVLLMDAAGGGLPVSWLAIPDRG from the coding sequence ATGCGTAACAAACGACTACCGGGTTTCCGGGCACTTGCCAGCATCGGCCTCCTGGCTGGAGTGACTGCATTGAGCGGATGCCAACTCGATAAAATTTCGGGGAATACGGCTCCGCAGGGACTCATTCAGTTCATCAATGCGGCGCCACGGTATTCCACGGTGAACCTGTTCATCGATGACACGAGTGCGCTGTCGAGGCCGCAGCCGTACGACTCCGGTTCATCGGTGTATGTCAATGCGCTCACGAATGCTCGCAAGTTCAGAATTACCGCAGGGACAGACACGACGACAATCGCTTCGACCCAGCTGCTGGTCCAGAACCTCAGCGTCTATGCGATGATCGTGACGCAGCATGCGACCGGTGCAGGATTGCTCATTCTGCCGGATACGGTGTCGCCGCTTCCGAGTGGTCAGGTGGGATTGCGAGTCATCAATGCATCGCCGTCTGCAGGCCCGGTGGATTTCTATCTGACTAGCGCGGATTCGACGCTCACGACGCCGGTCGCCTCCAACATCACGTTCGAAGGCACGTCGGGCTACATACTTGCGCCAGTTCCGAGCGGCATTCTGCGTCTGCGCGTAACTGCCGCAGGCACCAAGAACGTCCTGCTGGACGTCGATGCCAGCTCGTTGACTAATGGGCAGGCGAGAAGCGTGCTGCTGATGGACGCGGCCGGCGGTGGTCTTCCAGTTTCGTGGCTGGCGATACCGGATCGCGGGTAG
- a CDS encoding dihydrofolate reductase family protein: MADSSTAAGHGPTDTLEAPIWRDTTIIRDDVIESVRQLKEQPGKNILTDGSNQLVHDLMKHDLVDELHMVLYPLRAGRKRADRSATRDPVSPATKLEDHRRPRPSAARFSPAH, from the coding sequence ATGGCGGATTCGAGCACGGCGGCTGGACATGGCCCTACTGACACGCTCGAGGCACCGATCTGGCGCGACACCACGATCATTCGCGACGACGTGATCGAGTCGGTGCGTCAGCTCAAGGAGCAACCGGGAAAGAACATCCTGACTGACGGAAGCAACCAGCTCGTCCACGATCTGATGAAGCACGATCTCGTCGACGAGCTGCACATGGTGCTGTATCCGCTGAGGGCTGGCCGGAAACGAGCCGACCGATCCGCTACCCGCGATCCGGTATCGCCAGCCACGAAACTGGAAGACCACCGCCGGCCGCGTCCATCAGCAGCACGCTTCTCGCCTGCCCATTAG
- a CDS encoding M28 family peptidase, translated as MTDRPRLVRSALITLFFASAASVSAVSAQQAAPRSDRPVWPDEGPRTWTPRATESAITPNDLRTRLYQIADDSMQGRDIGALGDYKATAYIADVFHRLGLKPAGDNGTYFQDLPYGAFALQGPAPRLSVGKKTLSAGARWIPLAPSAATGTGARAELRNTPVVFAGRFGDTVTLDPARFRGKVAVFVGGPRVPESQGVPARVPSCDSLPDRFGADAAIADDARNRARGVRTFGRRDERALAAGAAGVLFIEPIDASAAAALMHPRVGMPVSDALIAAPAGAVIDSVTAQQLFGKAPSQLAVGDAGATVTANWRYSFSVSTTPGRNVIAIRPGSDPTRAGEYVLISAHNDHVGMRPEGVDHDSLRAVNMVTRRQGANDPVCRPNAAQQHEIDSLIAHARSIRPPRRDSIMNGADDDGSGTVILLEEAEKFASEHPERSIIFVSHTGEEAGLLGSKWFTDHPTIPLDSVAAAINMDMEAKGHVWQVKFGGPNSIQMLGARRLSREFGDVIDSVNAVRPEAMAIDKSWDVQANPWNRFCRSDQVNYVLHHVPVVYASTGYALDYHQPTDEPQYADYDHMAKVGNFVHDIALAVADRKNRPVITGDDPAFPRCR; from the coding sequence GTGACCGACCGCCCTCGCCTCGTTCGCTCCGCGCTCATCACTCTCTTTTTCGCGAGCGCAGCATCCGTCTCCGCTGTCTCCGCACAGCAGGCCGCACCGCGCTCCGATCGCCCCGTCTGGCCCGACGAGGGTCCGCGCACCTGGACGCCGCGCGCGACTGAATCCGCAATCACTCCGAACGATCTCCGCACTCGCCTCTACCAGATCGCCGACGACTCCATGCAGGGTCGCGATATCGGCGCACTCGGCGACTACAAGGCGACCGCCTACATCGCCGACGTGTTCCATCGCCTCGGTCTCAAGCCGGCCGGCGACAACGGTACGTACTTCCAGGATCTCCCCTACGGCGCGTTCGCGCTGCAGGGGCCAGCGCCGCGTCTCTCCGTCGGGAAGAAGACACTCTCCGCCGGCGCGCGATGGATTCCGTTGGCGCCAAGTGCCGCCACCGGTACCGGAGCAAGGGCTGAGCTCCGTAACACGCCGGTGGTCTTCGCCGGCCGCTTCGGCGATACAGTCACGCTCGATCCGGCTCGCTTCCGCGGCAAGGTCGCAGTGTTCGTGGGCGGCCCGCGTGTGCCGGAGAGCCAGGGTGTCCCTGCACGCGTCCCGAGTTGCGACTCTCTCCCGGATCGCTTCGGCGCCGATGCAGCCATCGCCGACGATGCGCGCAACCGCGCACGTGGCGTGCGGACCTTCGGGCGCCGAGATGAGCGCGCACTCGCGGCAGGCGCCGCAGGCGTGCTGTTCATCGAGCCCATCGACGCATCGGCGGCTGCCGCCCTAATGCATCCACGCGTCGGAATGCCGGTGAGTGATGCACTCATCGCCGCTCCAGCAGGCGCGGTGATCGACAGCGTGACCGCGCAGCAACTGTTCGGAAAGGCGCCGAGCCAGCTCGCAGTAGGCGACGCAGGCGCGACAGTGACCGCCAACTGGCGCTACAGCTTCAGCGTTTCCACGACTCCCGGCCGCAACGTGATCGCGATCCGCCCGGGCAGCGATCCCACACGCGCCGGCGAGTATGTACTGATCAGCGCGCACAACGATCATGTCGGTATGCGCCCCGAAGGCGTCGATCACGATTCACTGCGCGCCGTCAACATGGTCACTCGGCGGCAGGGCGCGAACGATCCGGTTTGCCGACCCAACGCGGCGCAGCAGCATGAGATCGATTCGCTCATTGCACACGCGCGCAGCATCCGCCCACCACGTCGCGATTCCATCATGAACGGCGCCGACGACGACGGGTCGGGTACCGTCATACTTCTGGAAGAGGCCGAGAAGTTCGCGAGCGAGCATCCGGAACGTTCCATCATCTTCGTATCGCACACCGGCGAGGAAGCAGGACTGCTCGGCTCCAAGTGGTTCACCGATCATCCCACGATTCCGCTCGATTCGGTCGCTGCCGCCATCAACATGGATATGGAAGCGAAGGGTCACGTCTGGCAGGTGAAGTTCGGTGGACCGAACTCGATTCAGATGCTCGGTGCACGCAGACTTTCGCGCGAGTTCGGCGACGTGATCGACTCGGTGAACGCCGTACGCCCCGAGGCAATGGCGATCGACAAGTCGTGGGATGTGCAGGCGAATCCGTGGAATCGGTTCTGCCGCAGCGATCAGGTGAACTACGTGCTGCATCACGTGCCGGTCGTCTACGCCTCCACAGGATATGCGCTCGACTACCATCAGCCCACCGACGAGCCGCAGTACGCCGACTACGATCACATGGCGAAAGTAGGCAACTTCGTGCACGACATCGCTCTCGCTGTAGCGGACCGTAAGAACAGGCCAGTGATCACCGGCGACGATCCCGCGTTTCCACGCTGCAGGTAA
- the ligD gene encoding non-homologous end-joining DNA ligase → MPTLTKTLRQSQIPRDVDDVDLRVGKRSVRLTHLRKMFWPSRRITKGDLLRYYLAISPALLPHLRNRAMVMKRYPNGASGKCFFMKRAPSPRPDWIETCAIEHDSGNVIDFPMVQDVASLLWLVNLGCIDLNQWYARCDDVDRPDYLHFDLDPAKGASFSRVMEVALIVREALDHLGMPSFVKTSGATGMHVYVPIVRGPLQKQVWSFAKELARTIASSHPKIATAEYIIAKRPYGRVFVDYNQNAWGKTLASVYSVRPTPRATVSTPVNWDEVERGVDRDAFRMNTVPERVAELGDLWKPLLSVRGRVKLDRFL, encoded by the coding sequence ATGCCTACGTTAACCAAAACCTTGCGCCAATCACAGATTCCACGCGACGTGGACGACGTGGATCTTCGCGTCGGCAAGCGATCGGTGCGCCTCACGCATCTTCGCAAGATGTTCTGGCCGTCGCGCAGGATTACGAAAGGTGATCTCCTGCGCTACTACCTCGCCATCTCACCGGCATTGCTCCCGCACCTGCGCAATCGCGCGATGGTGATGAAACGTTATCCCAACGGCGCATCTGGTAAATGTTTCTTCATGAAGCGCGCACCGAGTCCGCGTCCTGACTGGATCGAAACGTGCGCAATCGAGCATGATTCGGGAAATGTCATCGATTTTCCCATGGTGCAGGACGTTGCATCGCTCCTGTGGCTGGTGAATCTCGGATGTATCGATCTCAACCAATGGTACGCACGCTGTGACGACGTAGATCGGCCGGATTATCTGCATTTTGATCTCGATCCTGCGAAAGGTGCGTCGTTCTCGCGCGTGATGGAGGTGGCGCTGATCGTTCGGGAGGCGTTGGACCATCTTGGAATGCCTTCGTTCGTCAAGACGAGCGGCGCTACGGGAATGCACGTGTACGTACCCATCGTGCGCGGCCCTCTTCAGAAGCAGGTGTGGAGTTTCGCGAAAGAACTGGCGCGTACCATCGCGTCCAGTCATCCCAAGATCGCAACTGCGGAATACATCATCGCCAAACGGCCGTACGGGAGAGTATTCGTGGACTACAACCAGAACGCGTGGGGCAAGACGCTGGCGTCGGTGTATTCCGTGCGCCCGACTCCGCGCGCGACCGTGTCCACTCCGGTCAACTGGGACGAGGTGGAGCGGGGTGTGGATCGCGACGCGTTTCGGATGAATACAGTTCCTGAACGTGTCGCCGAGCTCGGCGATTTATGGAAGCCTCTGCTCTCCGTACGCGGGCGTGTGAAGCTGGACAGATTCCTATGA
- a CDS encoding ATP-dependent DNA ligase: protein MEAQSVAELPTGRQWQYEPKWDGFRCIAFRDGGKVELRSKAGKSLSRYFPEIVTALGKLRAKKFVLDGELVIPQDKALSFDALLQRIHPAASRVTKLSTETPAMYVVFDLLVGERGRALIDEPLKERREMLEAFADRYFDAESAFMRLSPSTRSLALARRWLEGRAGLDGVVAKCTDLPYESGNRTGMHKVKRIHTADCVVGGFRYATKGHVVGSLLLGLYDSDGLLNHIGFVSSFTVEERKALLPKIEKLIKPPGFTGQKPGGPSRWSTDRSADWQPLAPKLVVEVTYDHFSGDRFRHGTSFVRWRPDKAPRQCTMEQVKPPVANVSRMLRAPVR, encoded by the coding sequence ATGGAGGCACAGTCCGTCGCCGAGCTTCCGACGGGACGACAGTGGCAGTACGAGCCAAAGTGGGACGGCTTCCGGTGCATCGCATTTCGGGATGGCGGGAAGGTCGAGCTGCGATCGAAGGCCGGCAAGTCGCTGTCGCGCTACTTCCCCGAAATCGTGACGGCACTGGGCAAACTCCGCGCGAAGAAGTTCGTGCTCGATGGCGAGCTCGTCATTCCGCAGGATAAGGCGCTTTCATTCGACGCGTTGCTTCAGCGAATACATCCAGCGGCAAGTCGCGTCACGAAACTGTCAACCGAGACGCCGGCGATGTATGTCGTGTTCGATCTGCTCGTCGGCGAGCGCGGTCGGGCACTGATCGACGAGCCATTGAAGGAGCGCCGCGAGATGCTGGAAGCATTCGCGGACCGTTACTTCGACGCTGAATCCGCCTTCATGCGCCTGTCTCCATCGACGCGATCACTTGCGCTCGCGCGGCGCTGGCTCGAGGGACGCGCCGGATTGGATGGCGTGGTCGCAAAGTGCACCGATCTGCCGTACGAGTCAGGCAATCGCACCGGCATGCACAAGGTGAAACGGATTCACACTGCCGATTGTGTGGTCGGAGGTTTCCGATACGCAACCAAGGGTCACGTGGTCGGATCTCTGCTGCTCGGCCTTTACGACTCCGACGGCCTGCTCAATCACATCGGATTCGTGTCGTCGTTCACGGTGGAAGAAAGAAAAGCGCTGTTGCCGAAGATCGAGAAGCTCATCAAGCCACCGGGGTTCACCGGTCAGAAGCCAGGTGGCCCGAGTCGATGGAGCACGGATCGCTCTGCGGACTGGCAGCCATTGGCGCCGAAGCTCGTCGTGGAGGTTACGTATGATCACTTCTCCGGCGATCGCTTCCGGCACGGAACGAGCTTCGTTCGCTGGCGCCCGGACAAGGCACCGCGGCAGTGCACGATGGAGCAGGTAAAGCCGCCGGTGGCGAATGTGTCGAGGATGTTGCGCGCGCCAGTGAGATAA